CCGAAGGTCGCTGAGGCTGAGGCGCTTGCCACCGGACCGTTTGGCCGGACGGCTGCCGATATTGGTCTCGCTGTACCAGCGCAGGGGGCTGGCGTGCGACAGGTAGTCCAGGAAGGATGGGTGCTCCTTTAGCGCGATATAAGCCTTGTACCCTTCGGACGCCAGCTGCTGGAGCAGGGCTTCCTCTTCTTTGGTGAGGGTACCCTCGCGGGGATGGAGGAGGTCGTTATAGATACCGGCGTGGAGGAGCTGCTCCAGGTTGAACTGGGCGGAATCGACCGTACCGAAGTTGGAGCTGACGGTCTGGCCCTGTATGGTCAGTTGTATTTCCTTGTTGGAGATGTTTTTCCCCATGGAAGCATAGAACTTGTGGGTCTTGCCGCCGCCCCGGGCGGGAGGGCCGCCGCGTCCGTCAAAGAAAAGAACCTCGATGCCGTATTGACGGGAAAGCGCGGTGAGCGCCTCCTTGGCTTTATAGATGCTCCAGTTCGCCATGAGGTAGCCGCCGTCCTTGGTGCCGTCGGAAAAGCCCAGCATGATCGTCTGCCGCTGACCCCGGAAACGGAGGTGACGGCTGTATGCGGGGTGTTTGTATAAGGTCTCCATGACTTCCGATGCGTGGGCGAGGTCGTCTATGGTCTCGAACAAAGGCACGATGTCTACGGGCAGGGCCTGGGTGTTCCAGCCGCACAGGGCAAAAAGGCCATAGACGGCCATGACGTCCAGGACGCCGGTGCACTGGCTGATGACATAACGGGAACAGCCCGCCTCTCCGTTTTTCCGCTGGATGGTGCGGATGGCGTGGATGGTCTCCAGGGTATCCTTGATGATCCCTTCGTATTTCTCGGGGTGGGCCTGCGCGTGGACGGAGGAGAGGACCTCGATCCGGGCTTCGGGGGCGAGGCTGTCAAAGTCTTTGGGCAACCCGTCACCCGCCGCGGCGATGGCCGACAACACCTTATGGTGTATGCTGTTGTCCTGGCGTATATCGAGGGCGGCAAAATAAAATCCAAAGATGGTCACCTTGCTGATGAGCTGGTCGACCAGCGACAGGAACAACCCGTTGTGCTGGTGGATGAGGATGCTGCGGACCTCGTCCAGCGTCTGGAGCACTTCTTCCGGGGTCAGGCTGGAAGGCTTGTCGGGTTGGAAGATGGGATCGTAGAATTTCTTTTCCAAATCATTCAACAGGACATCGACCCCTTTAAAGGTCAGCCGGCGCTTGAGCTTCCGGACCTCCAGGTAATAATTTTTGAGGGCGCTGGTGCGCAGGGCCTCGGCCACCCGGTGGGTGGTGTCGGAGGTGACAAAAGGATTGCCGTCCCGGTCGCCCCCCGGCCAGAAGCCAAGCTGGATCACGGGATGCTTGGCGGTAATGGCCTCGGGGAAGTTGTTCTTCAGCGTGGTCACGATATTCCCCGCGGCGGTATAGAAGACGTTGACGAGGTACCAGATCAGGCTGACGGCCTCGTCATAAGGCGTGGGCTTTTGTTTTTTAAAGAAGGGCGTTTTGCCCAATTGTTGCAGGTAGAGGTTGATGTTGCTGACATCGTCCGCGGCAATCGCCTTGCCTAAGTCATTGATGATGCCTAAAACGGAGCCGGGGTAGAACTGGGTAGGGTGGGCGGTCAGGACGATGCGCACGGCGAAATCCTGGAGCATGTCCGCGAGACCTTTTTCGCGGGTGGCCTGCTCGACTTCGGTGAGCAGGTGTTTGAGGGTGCCGGGTCCGTTAAGGTCATTGACTTTACGGAACGCGCTGTCCTCCAGCGAGTCGAAAAGAACGACCTGGCGCTCCGTGTATTGAATAAAACGGAACAAAAGGTCGATGCGTTCCCGGTCGCTTGCGTAACCGGTATGTTGTTGAAAAAATTGTTCGATGATATCGACCGGGCTGAGTTTTTTCTTATATCCTTCTTCGCAATTCGTCAATAAAAGGGAAAGAAGAATGCCAGTCTTTTCAATGCGATGAAACGGGAGGGAAGTAAAAAGGCTGTTGTAGAGTTGAAATTTGAGCGCTACCTGGTTCTTGAATTCCTGCAGGCTCTGTGCACCAGAGATGTCCATGGGCATAAAATTAGGAAAATAAAATTTTGTGCATAGAATTGGTGGAGAATTAATTTTTTGACTACCTTGTGCCCGCAAGTATATGATACTTCGGCACTTTCATATCACCCCTTCTTCTTCCGGCAGCACCTGCTGCTGTACCTCCTCCATTATTACCACCACCACCATTACAACCCTGTAAAGGGTTGTACGGTACCATATCATCCATCGGGCCCCCGGGCTGCCTGCCAAACCCCGGAACATTTGCGCCATCCCAGAGATTTTTATTGTTTATCATTTACATTCTTATATGCAAGTTTTGAAATTCGGAGGGTCTTCCGTAGCCACCGCCGAAAACATGGAAAAGGTGATCGCTATTCTGCTCGCTGCCTCAGGGTCGGGCACAACTGCCGTGGTGTTGTCGGCGATGGGCGGAGTCACCGACGCGTTGATCTCTTCGGGTAAGCTGGCCGCGGCGGGGAGCGAACAATACAAACAGTTGTTACAAACGATCGAGACCCGTCACCTGGACGCGGTCCGGTCGCTCATACCGGTCGCCCGCCAAAGCGCGCTGCTGAGCTGGGTGAAACAACGCTGCAATGAAATGGAAAGCCTTTGCGAAGGCGTTTTCCTGCTGGGGGAACTGTCGCCCCGGACCCTGGACCGGCTGGTCAGCTACGGGGAGTGGCTGAGCAGCTTTATCGTCTCGGGCGCCTTGCAGTCGAGGGAAGTGCCGCACGTCTGGGCGGACAGCCGTCAGTTGATCCGTACGGATTCCTCCTTTGGGAACGCCAAGGTAGACATGACCGCGACCCGGGAGCTGATGAACGCTTACGTGAAGGAATATCCCGCCCCCCTGTATATCCTGCCCGGGTTTGTCGCCAGCGATGCCCGCCAGGTGACGACCACGCTGGGCAGGGGCGGGTCCGATTATACCGCGGCCCTGGTGGCCGCTTC
This region of Dinghuibacter silviterrae genomic DNA includes:
- a CDS encoding phosphoenolpyruvate carboxylase, which codes for MDISGAQSLQEFKNQVALKFQLYNSLFTSLPFHRIEKTGILLSLLLTNCEEGYKKKLSPVDIIEQFFQQHTGYASDRERIDLLFRFIQYTERQVVLFDSLEDSAFRKVNDLNGPGTLKHLLTEVEQATREKGLADMLQDFAVRIVLTAHPTQFYPGSVLGIINDLGKAIAADDVSNINLYLQQLGKTPFFKKQKPTPYDEAVSLIWYLVNVFYTAAGNIVTTLKNNFPEAITAKHPVIQLGFWPGGDRDGNPFVTSDTTHRVAEALRTSALKNYYLEVRKLKRRLTFKGVDVLLNDLEKKFYDPIFQPDKPSSLTPEEVLQTLDEVRSILIHQHNGLFLSLVDQLISKVTIFGFYFAALDIRQDNSIHHKVLSAIAAAGDGLPKDFDSLAPEARIEVLSSVHAQAHPEKYEGIIKDTLETIHAIRTIQRKNGEAGCSRYVISQCTGVLDVMAVYGLFALCGWNTQALPVDIVPLFETIDDLAHASEVMETLYKHPAYSRHLRFRGQRQTIMLGFSDGTKDGGYLMANWSIYKAKEALTALSRQYGIEVLFFDGRGGPPARGGGKTHKFYASMGKNISNKEIQLTIQGQTVSSNFGTVDSAQFNLEQLLHAGIYNDLLHPREGTLTKEEEALLQQLASEGYKAYIALKEHPSFLDYLSHASPLRWYSETNIGSRPAKRSGGKRLSLSDLRAIPFVASWSQMKQNVTGYYGVGYALEALEKAGKWSEIRNLYQHSSFFKTLIDNCEMAMLKSYFPLTAYLSGDPHYGEVWNKVYEEYERTRSYVFKLSGKQELMADYPVEQLSIQMRERIVLPLTTIQQYAMARIRGMEEGKAPSALKEEFEKLIIRCSFGIINAGRNSA